Proteins from a genomic interval of Asticcacaulis sp. AND118:
- a CDS encoding TonB-dependent receptor: MSKLMAAKSGPLLSTALGVLSLACAANAQTTETVADTEEVIVTAQRRSENIQRVPISVAALNGDAVRNLQTAGEDVLALSGRVPGLYAETTTGRIFPRFYIRGLGNVDFYLGASQPVSIIQDEVVLEHVVLKSTPVFDLQQVEVLRGPQGSLFGRNTTAGIIKFDTIKPSEDYKGRLSASYGTYGTTTLDAGIGGALFPGKLSFRLSALLQSRDHWVDNTYSGVSADSTQSPKTDAMGGYEDGNVRLQLLYTPTEDLSILASAHSRNYKGTSTLFRRNSLKKGSNDVAGEWDQVAYDEAQNNPQAYHTSGASVKVDYDFGGVKLTSISAYETANGYSRGDTDGGNVTQDTLAFYGQSMGKLNDLDQYTQELRLASDTDGNLSWQVGGYYFKSEDLTNFYQRAYFTGANPNNWVALRNKNTSSALFGQVAYKVTPALTITAGVRQTEDKKTTNLLKTADTAAGAVTYTGRRNVTLTGKEPSWDLSALYEVSPDVSLFARVARGFRGPTIQGRSAVFNADFTTADSETTTSYETGIKSRLFDRTLRLNASVFGYQVSDIQLNGNDSNGNGVLFNADKAEAYGLEAEAEWRPTANLTLTGGVSLLHSEIKDKKVYAQVCTLNTVPANPTNTVVCTVQDPTITVGRNTFAQIDGNPLPNAPEYTVNLGARYGIPYGVNGELFAATDWVFQGYTNFVLYKTAEFYSDNTFEGGLKLGYVNHKGGYEVALYGRNITNEKNLKGVIENYMAAVLNEPRVVGIAVSVKVQ, translated from the coding sequence ATGTCCAAGCTGATGGCCGCCAAGTCCGGCCCGCTGCTTTCCACCGCGCTCGGCGTGCTGTCTCTGGCCTGCGCCGCGAATGCGCAAACCACCGAGACCGTCGCCGATACCGAAGAAGTCATCGTCACGGCGCAGCGCCGCTCGGAAAACATCCAGCGCGTGCCGATCTCGGTGGCGGCGCTGAACGGCGACGCCGTGCGCAACCTGCAAACCGCCGGTGAGGATGTGCTGGCGCTTTCGGGCCGCGTGCCGGGCCTGTACGCCGAAACCACCACGGGCCGCATCTTCCCGCGCTTCTATATCCGCGGCCTCGGCAATGTCGACTTCTACCTCGGCGCTTCGCAGCCCGTCTCGATCATTCAGGACGAGGTCGTGCTGGAGCACGTGGTGCTGAAATCGACCCCGGTGTTCGACCTGCAACAGGTCGAAGTCCTACGCGGTCCGCAGGGCTCGCTGTTCGGCCGCAACACCACGGCCGGCATCATCAAGTTCGACACGATCAAGCCGTCGGAAGACTATAAGGGCCGTCTGTCGGCCTCCTACGGCACCTACGGCACGACGACGCTCGACGCCGGCATCGGTGGCGCGCTGTTCCCCGGCAAGCTGTCCTTCCGCCTGTCGGCCCTGCTGCAAAGCCGCGACCACTGGGTGGACAACACCTATAGCGGCGTGAGCGCCGACTCGACCCAGTCGCCGAAGACAGACGCCATGGGCGGCTACGAAGACGGCAATGTCCGCCTGCAACTGCTGTACACCCCGACTGAAGACCTCTCGATCCTCGCCTCGGCCCATTCGCGCAACTACAAGGGCACCTCGACCCTGTTCCGCCGCAACAGCCTGAAGAAGGGCTCTAACGATGTCGCGGGCGAATGGGATCAGGTCGCCTATGACGAAGCCCAGAACAACCCGCAGGCCTATCACACCTCCGGCGCCTCGGTGAAGGTCGACTACGACTTCGGCGGCGTCAAGCTGACCTCGATCAGCGCCTATGAGACCGCCAACGGCTACAGCCGCGGCGATACCGACGGCGGCAACGTCACGCAGGACACCCTGGCCTTCTACGGTCAGAGCATGGGCAAGCTGAACGACCTCGACCAGTATACGCAGGAACTGCGCCTGGCCAGCGACACAGACGGCAACCTGTCGTGGCAGGTCGGCGGCTACTATTTCAAATCGGAAGACCTGACCAACTTCTATCAGCGCGCCTATTTCACCGGCGCCAACCCGAACAACTGGGTGGCGCTTCGCAACAAGAACACCTCCTCGGCCCTCTTCGGTCAGGTCGCCTATAAGGTGACCCCCGCCCTGACGATCACCGCCGGCGTGCGTCAGACCGAGGACAAGAAGACCACCAACCTGCTCAAGACCGCCGATACGGCGGCTGGCGCGGTGACCTATACGGGCCGCCGCAACGTCACCCTGACCGGCAAGGAACCGAGCTGGGATCTGAGCGCGCTGTATGAGGTCAGCCCGGATGTCAGCCTGTTCGCCCGCGTCGCGCGCGGCTTCCGCGGCCCGACGATTCAGGGCCGGTCGGCGGTGTTCAACGCCGACTTCACCACAGCGGATTCGGAAACCACCACCTCCTATGAAACCGGCATCAAGAGCCGCCTGTTCGACCGCACCCTGCGCCTCAACGCCTCGGTGTTCGGCTATCAGGTCAGCGACATCCAGCTCAACGGCAACGACTCGAACGGCAACGGCGTCCTGTTCAACGCCGACAAAGCCGAAGCCTACGGGCTTGAGGCCGAGGCCGAATGGCGTCCGACCGCCAACCTGACCCTGACCGGCGGCGTCAGCCTGCTGCACAGCGAGATCAAGGACAAGAAGGTCTATGCGCAGGTCTGCACGCTCAACACCGTGCCGGCCAACCCGACCAATACGGTCGTCTGCACCGTGCAGGACCCGACCATCACGGTCGGCCGCAACACCTTCGCCCAGATCGACGGCAATCCGCTGCCCAACGCACCGGAATACACCGTCAATCTCGGTGCGCGCTACGGTATCCCCTACGGCGTCAATGGGGAGTTGTTCGCCGCGACGGACTGGGTATTCCAGGGCTATACCAATTTCGTCCTGTACAAGACGGCGGAATTCTATTCCGACAACACCTTCGAAGGCGGTCTTAAGCTGGGCTATGTCAATCACAAGGGCGGCTACGAAGTGGCGCTCTATGGTCGTAACATCACCAATGAGAAGAACCTCAAGGGCGTGATCGAAAACTACATGGCCGCCGTGCTGAACGAGCCGCGCGTCGTCGGCATCGCCGTCAGCGTCAAGGTGCAGTAG
- a CDS encoding succinylglutamate desuccinylase/aspartoacylase family protein produces the protein MKRLIPLALTSLLALSVAALPAQAATTYTGDRVDGAQVIDQLDIADLPAGQTTRLWFRVSDQSIGQGWYVPVIVIKGTKPGARLLLTAGIHGDELNGIAVVDRLVAETDPKTLSGSIVAIPGLNTPGLLHSTRGFTSTGGTGGANLNRLMPGNAHGNPSDLYASRLWSKLFMGNADLAVDLHTQSRGTTYPMYIFAETPGARIMADHIGADVINMDPGVDGAVENMLNAHGFSAITLELGGAETFDNEMIERGLKGLRNLMRAHAMIEGKPQTLKTGFVGNTTLDVASPRGGYAYLKVRLGDTVKTGDLLATVHDGLGRETGRITAPHDGQVLSHITDPRVEPGQMTVRLIWWDAKGVCAQTGCPPKK, from the coding sequence ATGAAACGTCTGATCCCGCTTGCCCTCACCTCGCTGCTGGCCCTCAGCGTTGCCGCCCTGCCCGCTCAGGCCGCCACCACCTATACCGGCGACCGCGTGGACGGGGCTCAGGTCATCGATCAACTCGACATCGCCGACCTGCCTGCGGGTCAGACGACGCGTCTGTGGTTCCGCGTCTCGGATCAGTCGATCGGTCAGGGCTGGTACGTACCCGTTATCGTCATCAAGGGTACAAAGCCCGGCGCGCGCCTGCTGCTCACTGCCGGCATCCACGGCGACGAACTGAACGGCATCGCCGTGGTCGATCGGCTGGTGGCCGAAACCGATCCGAAAACCCTGTCGGGCAGCATCGTCGCCATTCCGGGCCTCAATACGCCAGGCCTGCTGCATTCGACGCGCGGCTTCACCTCGACCGGCGGCACGGGCGGAGCCAATCTCAACCGCCTGATGCCCGGCAATGCCCACGGCAACCCGTCGGACCTCTATGCCAGCCGGCTGTGGTCAAAGCTGTTCATGGGCAATGCCGATCTGGCCGTCGACCTGCATACGCAGTCGCGCGGCACCACCTATCCCATGTACATCTTCGCCGAGACGCCCGGCGCGCGCATCATGGCCGACCATATCGGCGCAGACGTCATCAATATGGACCCCGGCGTCGACGGCGCGGTCGAGAACATGCTCAACGCTCACGGGTTCAGCGCCATCACGCTGGAACTGGGCGGCGCGGAAACCTTCGACAACGAGATGATCGAGCGCGGGCTGAAAGGCCTGCGCAACCTGATGCGTGCCCACGCCATGATAGAGGGCAAGCCGCAGACGCTGAAGACCGGCTTTGTCGGCAACACCACGCTGGACGTCGCCTCGCCGCGCGGCGGCTATGCCTATCTGAAGGTCAGGCTGGGCGATACGGTCAAGACGGGCGACCTGCTGGCCACGGTGCATGACGGACTGGGCCGCGAGACGGGTCGCATCACCGCCCCGCACGACGGGCAGGTCCTGTCGCACATCACTGACCCGCGCGTCGAGCCGGGTCAGATGACGGTGCGACTGATCTGGTGGGACGCCAAGGGGGTCTGCGCCCAGACCGGTTGCCCGCCTAAGAAATAA
- a CDS encoding NAD(P)(+) transhydrogenase (Re/Si-specific) subunit beta translates to MSFADFSALAYLVSGVLFILALRGLSSPETSRQGNLYGMVGMAVAVGVTLLGLFIGQQLDAVTIGLILGGVAVGGFAGATIAKKVSMTSMPQLVAAFHSLVGLAACLVAVGALYAPDAFHITSDYGIKTQSIIELSLGVAIGAITFTGSVIAFAKLNGNMSGAPIILPARHALNIGIGLAIFALIGVLIATAGQAQWAFWLIFALSLVLGITLIIPIGGADMPVVVSMLNSYSGWAAAALGFTLENIALIITGALVGSSGAILSYIMCKGMNRSFISVILGGFGADTASAASGGTVETRPVKQGSADDAAFIMKNASKVIIVPGYGMAVAQAQHALREMADKLKEEGVEVKYAIHPVAGRMPGHMNVLLAEANVPYDEVFELEDINSEFATADVAFVIGANDVTNPAAKTDPTSAIFGMPILDVEKAQTVLFVKRGMSSGYAGVENELFFRDNTMMLFADAKKMVEGIVKAL, encoded by the coding sequence ATGTCATTTGCTGATTTCTCCGCTCTCGCCTACCTCGTGTCGGGCGTGCTGTTCATCCTGGCCCTGCGCGGCCTGTCCTCGCCCGAAACCTCGCGTCAGGGTAATCTCTACGGCATGGTCGGCATGGCCGTAGCCGTCGGCGTCACGCTTCTGGGCCTGTTCATCGGTCAGCAGCTCGACGCCGTCACCATCGGCCTGATCCTCGGCGGCGTGGCGGTCGGCGGGTTCGCCGGGGCGACCATCGCCAAAAAGGTCTCGATGACCTCCATGCCGCAGCTTGTAGCCGCCTTCCACTCGCTGGTCGGCCTGGCCGCCTGTCTGGTGGCCGTCGGCGCGCTCTATGCGCCGGACGCCTTCCACATCACGTCGGACTACGGCATCAAGACCCAGTCGATCATCGAACTGAGCCTCGGCGTCGCCATCGGTGCCATTACCTTCACCGGTTCGGTCATCGCCTTTGCCAAGCTCAACGGCAATATGTCCGGTGCGCCGATCATCCTGCCCGCCCGTCACGCCCTCAATATCGGCATCGGTCTGGCCATCTTCGCCCTGATCGGCGTTCTGATCGCCACGGCGGGTCAGGCGCAGTGGGCCTTCTGGCTGATCTTCGCCCTGTCGCTGGTGCTCGGCATCACGCTGATCATCCCCATCGGCGGGGCCGACATGCCCGTCGTCGTCTCCATGCTCAACTCCTATTCGGGCTGGGCCGCGGCGGCTCTGGGCTTTACCCTTGAGAACATCGCCCTGATCATCACCGGCGCGCTGGTCGGCTCCTCCGGGGCCATTCTCAGCTACATCATGTGCAAGGGCATGAACCGGTCGTTTATCTCGGTCATACTCGGTGGCTTCGGAGCGGACACGGCCTCGGCGGCAAGCGGGGGTACGGTCGAGACGCGCCCGGTCAAGCAGGGCTCGGCGGACGACGCGGCCTTCATCATGAAGAACGCCTCGAAGGTCATCATCGTCCCCGGCTACGGCATGGCGGTGGCTCAGGCTCAGCACGCCCTGCGCGAAATGGCCGACAAGCTGAAGGAGGAAGGGGTTGAGGTCAAATACGCCATCCACCCCGTCGCCGGACGTATGCCGGGCCACATGAACGTGCTGCTGGCCGAAGCCAATGTGCCCTATGACGAGGTGTTCGAACTGGAAGACATCAATTCCGAGTTCGCCACGGCGGATGTGGCGTTCGTCATCGGGGCCAACGACGTCACCAACCCGGCGGCCAAGACCGACCCGACCTCGGCCATCTTCGGCATGCCGATCCTCGACGTCGAAAAGGCCCAGACCGTGCTGTTCGTCAAACGTGGCATGTCTTCGGGTTATGCCGGTGTGGAAAACGAACTCTTCTTCCGCGACAACACTATGATGCTGTTTGCCGATGCGAAGAAGATGGTCGAAGGCATCGTCAAAGCTCTCTGA
- a CDS encoding proton-translocating transhydrogenase family protein, producing MEVINPTVFHFAIFVLAVFVGYYVVWSVTPALHTPLMAVTNAISSVIIVGALMAAAASGFGAGAWVAKGSGAIASALAAVNIFGGFMVTRRMLAMYKKKERPAPAKKEGAH from the coding sequence ATGGAGGTCATTAACCCCACCGTCTTCCATTTCGCCATCTTCGTGCTGGCGGTCTTCGTCGGCTACTACGTCGTCTGGTCGGTGACCCCGGCCCTGCATACGCCCCTGATGGCCGTCACCAACGCCATCTCTTCGGTCATCATTGTCGGCGCACTGATGGCCGCCGCAGCGTCCGGCTTCGGGGCCGGCGCCTGGGTCGCCAAGGGCTCCGGCGCGATTGCCTCGGCACTGGCTGCCGTCAACATCTTCGGCGGCTTCATGGTCACACGCCGCATGCTGGCCATGTACAAGAAAAAGGAACGCCCCGCTCCGGCCAAGAAGGAAGGGGCCCACTGA
- a CDS encoding nuclear transport factor 2 family protein yields the protein MSLSKSQYEQLSREWYAAWNAHDAGQIAALYADDLVFTSPFIAKMDLNETGTITGIEAFFDYLQKALPRVPNLKFEPVAICLGVDSNTVVYRNQSSHIVTEVQTFAPDGLILSANVAYSIAPVRRNTHGGH from the coding sequence ATGTCCCTCAGTAAATCCCAATACGAACAGTTGTCGCGTGAATGGTACGCGGCCTGGAACGCCCATGACGCCGGACAGATCGCCGCCCTCTATGCCGACGATCTCGTCTTCACTTCGCCGTTCATCGCCAAGATGGACCTGAACGAGACCGGCACCATCACCGGCATCGAAGCCTTTTTCGACTATCTGCAAAAGGCCCTGCCGCGCGTGCCGAACCTGAAGTTCGAGCCCGTCGCCATCTGTCTGGGGGTCGACAGCAATACGGTCGTCTATCGCAACCAGTCGAGCCACATCGTCACGGAAGTTCAGACATTCGCACCCGACGGCCTGATCCTGTCGGCCAATGTCGCCTATTCCATCGCACCGGTCCGGAGGAACACCCATGGAGGTCATTAA
- a CDS encoding Re/Si-specific NAD(P)(+) transhydrogenase subunit alpha: MVLVIGIPKETAVGERRVGATPDTVKKWVGSGQRVLIEANAGVAAAFTDEAFSAAGAEIVPAETVWSTADILLKVRGPSTVEAAKLKKGATVVALLDAYREKDALRALASAGATAYAMEFVPRITRAQVMDALSSQANLAGYRAVIEAAHLYGKAFPMMMTAAGTVAPAKVFVMGVGVAGLQAIATARRLGAVVSATDVRPATKEQVESLGAKFIAVEDDEFKNAQTAGGYAKEMSDAYKAKQAELVSSHIGKQDIVITTALIPGRPAPRLVTAAQVASMKAGSVLIDLAAPQGGNVEGCVPDSVVETHGVKIFGPTNIAASIANDASALYAKNLQAFVGLLIKDGALAPDFEDEILKASLVAKDGVVVHPALQA, from the coding sequence TTGGTTCTTGTCATCGGAATACCGAAGGAAACCGCCGTGGGCGAACGTCGCGTTGGCGCGACGCCGGACACGGTGAAAAAATGGGTCGGCAGCGGCCAACGCGTCCTCATAGAGGCGAATGCCGGCGTCGCGGCGGCCTTTACCGACGAAGCGTTCAGCGCCGCCGGGGCGGAGATCGTACCCGCAGAAACCGTCTGGTCCACAGCCGACATCCTGCTCAAGGTGCGTGGCCCCTCAACGGTTGAGGCCGCGAAGCTGAAAAAAGGCGCGACCGTCGTTGCCCTGCTCGACGCCTATCGCGAGAAGGACGCGCTGAGGGCGCTGGCGTCTGCGGGCGCGACCGCCTACGCCATGGAGTTCGTGCCGCGCATCACCCGCGCTCAGGTCATGGACGCCCTGTCCTCTCAAGCCAATCTTGCCGGCTATCGCGCCGTCATCGAAGCCGCGCATCTGTACGGCAAGGCCTTCCCCATGATGATGACCGCCGCGGGCACCGTCGCCCCGGCCAAGGTCTTTGTCATGGGCGTCGGCGTCGCCGGCCTTCAGGCCATCGCCACGGCGCGGCGTCTGGGGGCGGTGGTCTCGGCCACCGATGTGCGCCCGGCGACCAAGGAACAGGTCGAATCCCTGGGGGCGAAATTCATCGCCGTCGAGGACGATGAGTTTAAAAACGCCCAGACCGCCGGCGGCTACGCCAAGGAAATGTCCGACGCATACAAGGCCAAGCAGGCCGAACTCGTCAGCAGCCATATCGGCAAGCAGGACATCGTCATCACCACGGCGCTGATCCCCGGCCGCCCGGCCCCGCGTCTGGTCACCGCCGCGCAGGTCGCTTCGATGAAGGCGGGTTCGGTGCTGATCGACCTTGCCGCGCCCCAGGGCGGCAATGTCGAGGGCTGCGTGCCCGACAGCGTGGTCGAAACCCATGGCGTCAAAATCTTCGGCCCGACCAATATTGCGGCTTCGATCGCCAATGACGCCTCAGCGCTCTACGCCAAAAACCTGCAGGCCTTTGTCGGCCTGCTGATCAAGGACGGCGCACTGGCCCCGGATTTCGAGGACGAAATCCTCAAGGCGTCGCTCGTCGCCAAAGACGGCGTCGTCGTACACCCCGCTTTGCAGGCCTGA
- a CDS encoding aa3-type cytochrome c oxidase subunit IV, protein MAGHEAGDYHKGEMDIHEQSETYDLFMGLTKWGSLIIAVGLLFFVLWFAVKGAGFVIAAAVSVVVAVIGFLLLKKKPDAH, encoded by the coding sequence ATGGCCGGACACGAAGCGGGCGACTATCACAAGGGCGAAATGGACATCCACGAACAGTCGGAAACCTACGACCTGTTCATGGGCCTGACCAAGTGGGGCAGCCTGATCATCGCCGTTGGCCTGCTGTTCTTTGTCCTGTGGTTCGCCGTCAAGGGCGCGGGCTTCGTGATCGCCGCCGCCGTATCGGTCGTGGTCGCCGTGATCGGCTTCCTGCTGCTGAAAAAGAAGCCGGACGCCCACTGA
- a CDS encoding YitT family protein → MIFSKLWASLKPGNTTDGSTVRLKHTALEDAYAFAIGCSMIVLGIVLLKTVGLVTGGVAGIALLVSYLIPLPVGVLFMLINVPFFIFAYLGMGRVFMIKTIIVSLAIMALAVLMPMAVHIDYVQPLFAAVFGGTIIGMGILSLARHGAGAGGTGVLCLYLQKKRGINAGRTQLVIDLMIMAASMLVIPGERLLYSVVSAAAMSLVMMSWHRPERYIGR, encoded by the coding sequence ATGATCTTTTCCAAGCTGTGGGCCTCGCTGAAGCCCGGCAACACCACTGACGGATCGACGGTGCGTCTCAAGCACACGGCGCTGGAAGACGCCTATGCCTTCGCCATCGGTTGTTCGATGATCGTGCTGGGCATCGTGCTTTTGAAGACCGTGGGGCTGGTCACGGGGGGCGTGGCAGGGATCGCGCTGCTGGTCTCGTATCTTATCCCGCTGCCGGTTGGCGTGCTGTTCATGCTGATCAATGTGCCCTTCTTCATCTTTGCCTATCTGGGCATGGGGCGTGTCTTCATGATCAAGACCATCATCGTCTCGCTGGCGATCATGGCGCTGGCCGTACTGATGCCGATGGCGGTGCATATCGACTATGTGCAGCCCCTGTTTGCCGCTGTCTTCGGCGGGACGATTATCGGCATGGGCATATTATCGCTGGCGCGGCACGGGGCCGGGGCCGGGGGGACGGGCGTCCTGTGCCTCTATCTGCAAAAAAAGCGCGGCATCAATGCCGGGCGCACGCAACTGGTCATCGACCTGATGATCATGGCGGCTTCGATGCTGGTAATCCCCGGTGAGCGGCTGTTGTACTCGGTCGTCTCGGCGGCGGCCATGAGCCTGGTCATGATGAGCTGGCACCGCCCGGAGCGCTATATCGGGAGGTGA
- a CDS encoding M3 family oligoendopeptidase encodes MTDPAASDSAPALPVWDLTDLYSGVDDPKIAADFGAAAATLKELAKLQGNFVAARGNAERLGLLIDQAATLYERASDLMAGALAYTTLASTIAREDAQIAKLDADLRNKAALISTDSLFLSLELNQLEDWEIEQALRITEKAQKWRPWLRRIRANRPHELSAELEKLLLEKMPGAASWVRLFDETLTRLRVKIGPKSKPEILTLNDALTRLSSPDEAVRKAAAEGLSVALKDNAPVLALALNTLAFEKQVEDRWRKFGTPAASRHLANEVDADAVDAMAEAVRESYAALSHRYYALKAKVMGKKTLNFWDRNAPLTAAAPKAYAWDDAKTIVLDSFANLGPDFAKRAAVFFEKPWIDARPREGKSSGAYAHPVSSSHHPYVMLNFTGERREMLTLAHELGHAVHQTLAAPLGSILADTPLTLAETASIFAEGLVFEYLVADASPEDKKALLAGKIEDGLNSVVRQIAFHRFEEKFHAERLEGEVPVDRLNALWIEVMGESLGPAIKLNDGYEYWWAYISHFVHAPFYVYAYAFGDLLVSALMEKRRENPQAFTPLYAQLLSAGGTKTYVEALAPFGLNPREKAFWEMGCQRLKGLIDQFEALV; translated from the coding sequence ATGACCGATCCAGCCGCCTCCGATTCCGCCCCCGCCCTTCCCGTGTGGGACCTGACCGACCTCTATAGCGGTGTCGACGATCCCAAGATCGCCGCCGATTTCGGCGCAGCCGCCGCCACGCTGAAAGAGCTGGCCAAGCTACAGGGCAATTTCGTCGCCGCGCGCGGTAATGCCGAACGGCTGGGCCTGCTGATCGATCAGGCGGCAACGCTTTATGAACGGGCTTCGGACCTGATGGCCGGGGCGCTGGCCTATACGACGCTCGCCTCGACCATCGCGCGCGAAGACGCCCAGATCGCCAAGCTCGACGCCGACCTGCGCAACAAGGCGGCGCTGATCTCCACCGACAGCCTGTTCCTGTCGCTTGAGCTGAACCAGCTTGAGGACTGGGAAATCGAGCAGGCCCTGCGCATCACCGAAAAGGCGCAGAAGTGGCGGCCGTGGCTGCGCCGCATCCGCGCCAACCGCCCGCACGAGTTGTCGGCCGAACTGGAAAAACTGCTGTTGGAGAAGATGCCCGGCGCGGCCTCGTGGGTGCGCCTGTTCGACGAAACCCTGACCCGCCTGCGCGTGAAGATCGGGCCGAAGTCGAAGCCGGAAATCCTGACGCTCAACGACGCCCTGACGCGCCTGTCCTCGCCTGACGAAGCCGTGCGCAAGGCCGCCGCCGAGGGGCTCTCGGTCGCATTGAAAGACAATGCCCCTGTGCTGGCGCTGGCGCTCAACACCCTGGCGTTCGAGAAGCAGGTCGAGGACCGCTGGCGCAAGTTCGGCACCCCCGCCGCCTCGCGTCATCTGGCCAACGAGGTCGATGCCGACGCCGTCGACGCCATGGCCGAGGCCGTGAGAGAATCCTACGCTGCCCTGTCGCACCGCTATTACGCGTTGAAGGCCAAGGTGATGGGTAAGAAGACCCTCAACTTCTGGGACCGCAACGCGCCCCTGACCGCCGCCGCGCCCAAGGCCTATGCATGGGACGACGCGAAAACGATCGTGCTCGATTCCTTCGCCAATCTGGGGCCGGACTTCGCCAAACGCGCCGCCGTCTTCTTCGAAAAGCCGTGGATCGACGCCCGGCCGCGCGAAGGCAAGTCTTCAGGTGCCTACGCCCACCCGGTGTCGTCCAGCCACCACCCCTACGTCATGCTCAACTTCACGGGCGAGCGTCGTGAAATGCTGACCCTGGCCCACGAACTGGGCCACGCGGTGCATCAGACCCTGGCCGCGCCGCTGGGGTCGATCCTCGCCGACACGCCGCTGACGCTCGCAGAAACCGCCTCGATCTTCGCCGAAGGGCTGGTCTTCGAATATCTGGTCGCCGACGCCTCGCCGGAAGACAAGAAGGCGCTATTGGCCGGAAAAATCGAGGACGGCCTCAACAGCGTGGTTCGCCAAATCGCCTTCCACCGCTTCGAGGAAAAGTTCCACGCCGAACGCCTCGAAGGCGAAGTGCCGGTCGATCGCCTCAACGCTCTGTGGATCGAGGTGATGGGCGAATCGCTTGGGCCGGCGATCAAGCTGAACGACGGCTATGAATATTGGTGGGCCTATATCAGCCACTTCGTTCACGCGCCCTTCTACGTCTATGCCTATGCGTTCGGGGATCTGCTGGTCTCGGCCCTGATGGAAAAGCGACGCGAAAATCCGCAGGCCTTTACGCCGCTCTATGCGCAACTGCTGTCGGCGGGCGGGACGAAGACCTATGTCGAGGCGCTGGCGCCCTTCGGGCTCAATCCGCGCGAAAAGGCGTTCTGGGAAATGGGTTGTCAGCGGCTGAAAGGCCTGATCGATCAGTTCGAAGCGTTGGTTTAG